In Pseudomonas sp. MM213, a genomic segment contains:
- a CDS encoding SrfA family protein: MRGALLRSGKSGSFTALGETGQPVYRAALQLREAIRRKNPEMVDHLAIPQSDELGNQIDWYSGLDGDVIPWSSATEEERAPARRQLEALKTALEELSQRFLGTESGEQQQGDKAVFGKLLKRVIHFPDENFVYLVQGKPVLTFWGFEHAGTGNRDPLHCLYQVPPAFTLPPVVEAAPVVAPVVPVVARPWWRRWWWLLLLPFLLLLLWLLLGLRGCVPIPLVAVDLLPEGIVPVEKQLEEPQLTGNATTLNGVPVTGTVVGSTTGTGTGTAVTGTQGVEAPAVEGNEADAAPADLAKDPAKDPAAESPATPPENKTAPPDITSPEAEKSAAAKPGPPLSIPPDAADGAAKFLDGQFRAGAGIQDRRTGKPLRLEYQLKDGKGEVTVHQADGTKCTGPVSATMKGGSLAIDSQGQAVCGDGSTYDMPKVNCRKGATTVADCTGGYGKEQFPMSMRHVAE; the protein is encoded by the coding sequence ATGCGCGGGGCACTATTACGCAGCGGCAAGAGCGGGTCATTCACAGCCTTGGGCGAAACAGGTCAACCGGTATACCGGGCGGCCCTGCAATTGCGCGAAGCCATTCGCCGCAAGAACCCCGAAATGGTCGATCATCTGGCCATCCCTCAAAGCGATGAGCTCGGTAACCAGATCGATTGGTACAGCGGCCTCGACGGCGATGTGATCCCGTGGAGCAGTGCGACCGAAGAAGAACGCGCCCCTGCCCGCCGCCAACTTGAAGCGCTGAAAACCGCGCTCGAGGAATTGAGCCAGCGTTTCCTGGGCACTGAATCCGGCGAACAGCAGCAAGGCGACAAAGCCGTGTTCGGCAAACTGCTCAAGCGCGTGATTCATTTCCCCGATGAGAATTTCGTCTACCTGGTGCAAGGCAAGCCGGTGCTGACCTTTTGGGGTTTCGAGCATGCCGGTACCGGTAATCGCGATCCCCTGCACTGCCTCTATCAGGTTCCGCCCGCGTTTACGCTGCCCCCGGTGGTCGAAGCCGCGCCTGTCGTTGCGCCCGTCGTGCCGGTGGTTGCTCGTCCGTGGTGGCGTCGCTGGTGGTGGCTGTTGCTGCTGCCGTTCCTGCTACTGCTTTTGTGGCTGTTGCTTGGTCTGCGTGGTTGCGTGCCGATTCCGTTGGTGGCGGTAGACCTGCTGCCTGAGGGCATCGTGCCGGTGGAAAAACAGCTGGAAGAACCGCAACTGACCGGCAATGCCACGACGCTGAACGGCGTTCCGGTGACGGGCACCGTTGTAGGCTCTACCACTGGAACCGGCACCGGTACCGCCGTGACCGGAACCCAAGGAGTGGAAGCGCCGGCGGTCGAGGGCAACGAGGCAGATGCAGCGCCGGCCGACTTGGCCAAAGACCCAGCGAAAGACCCGGCAGCCGAATCGCCCGCCACCCCGCCCGAAAACAAAACTGCGCCGCCGGATATCACATCGCCCGAGGCCGAAAAATCCGCCGCCGCAAAACCCGGCCCTCCCCTGAGCATTCCACCGGACGCCGCCGACGGTGCCGCCAAGTTCCTCGACGGTCAGTTCCGCGCTGGCGCCGGTATTCAGGACCGCCGGACCGGCAAACCGCTGCGTCTGGAATACCAGCTCAAGGACGGTAAGGGCGAAGTCACCGTACACCAGGCCGACGGCACGAAATGCACCGGGCCGGTGAGCGCTACTATGAAGGGTGGCAGCTTGGCCATCGACAGTCAGGGCCAGGCCGTGTGTGGCGATGGCAGCACTTACGACATGCCCAAGGTCAACTGCCGCAAAGGGGCGACCACAGTCGCAGACTGCACCGGCGGTTACGGCAAAGAACAATTCCCCATGTCCATGCGGCACGTGGCCGAATAA
- a CDS encoding virulence factor SrfB, whose product MLPEVTQFEDTVTLVSDTGIQFMDFALRLDPRKEPAGEFAPMISGLICRLSYNEEKDFFFYEPEPEKVEKAKPAFSVDMKSSLELLDGVWLPTPFFRFMPPHRFDEGPTNWSRMRLVKLATPDIDGNTHRLTMAFDSRVMPKRDGTAYLAPNEEDISSGVSFKLATKASETRWFLAQPWVNEWLLEVFNEGNAHRSRAELDTDIRANYHLAHYLNLLSLLSKPSAAEQSTARPKVEIPELKVVANDSNGLVKPIPVDLVLDVGNSRTCGILIENHGQAGSGLKQNYVLELRDLITPEHTYNLPFESRVEFAQAYFGKDHCSVKSGRHDAFQWATIARVGNEASRLASRRRGTEGSTGLSSPKRYLWDENAYGHGWRFNCSYIKTDSEPYATAAPFSHLINETGEALYSLEEDDRLPVFMPRYSRSSLMTFMLAEVLAQALSQINSPAQRSRQGHTRVPRQLNSITLTVPPGMPQAERSILNERMQQAIGLVWKSLGWHAGEEDPHQDQAVSPRTPIPSIRVEWDEASCGQLVYLYTEVNENFAGHPEEFFDTLARPDKTDRERITLATIDIGGGTTDLVITDYRLDRAGNTGSGSNVHIVPEQRFRDGFKVAGDDILLDVIQDFVLPSFEKALQISGVKSPVSLMSRLCGDESVSAQDMILRQQLNLQVFAPLGLALLKAYEHYDPQDQQEVSTQTYRQLLGDNAISQTVLDYVNAAVRRDVGSQSAFDLYDSLISFDLQKLHAAFLNDQINITKILGALCEVVAHYPCDVLLLTGRPSRLPGIQAFIRKVLPLPPGRILALQNYRTGGWYPFHKNGLIDDPKSTASVGAMLCLLCANHSVPNFYFRASALKPYSTVKNIGVIDLNNVIKDADVLYRDIQSEDYKIKLPEIGTGDAADTPQLEMRGDLRLGFRQLAADRWAASPLYTLRFTKAGREKFSRAIGENGSAPLLKVRFEVKPADKYTRKQDLVSDRLSVRNIESNCSNVNFNPRSDLELELNTMLDAGLSETKYWLDSGSVKRK is encoded by the coding sequence ATGTTGCCTGAAGTCACCCAATTCGAAGACACCGTCACGCTGGTCAGCGACACCGGCATCCAGTTCATGGATTTCGCCCTGCGCCTGGACCCTCGCAAAGAACCGGCGGGCGAGTTCGCGCCGATGATCAGCGGGTTGATCTGCCGCCTGTCATACAACGAAGAGAAAGACTTCTTTTTCTACGAGCCGGAGCCGGAAAAGGTCGAAAAGGCCAAACCGGCGTTCAGCGTCGACATGAAAAGCAGCCTCGAGCTGCTCGACGGTGTCTGGCTGCCGACCCCGTTTTTCCGCTTCATGCCGCCGCACCGCTTCGACGAAGGCCCGACCAACTGGTCGCGCATGCGCCTGGTCAAACTGGCGACGCCCGACATCGACGGCAACACCCACCGCCTGACGATGGCCTTCGACAGCCGCGTGATGCCCAAGCGTGACGGCACCGCTTACCTGGCGCCGAACGAAGAAGACATCAGTTCCGGCGTGTCCTTCAAACTGGCGACGAAGGCCAGCGAAACCCGCTGGTTCCTGGCCCAGCCGTGGGTCAACGAGTGGCTGCTGGAAGTATTCAACGAGGGCAATGCCCACCGTTCGCGCGCAGAGCTGGACACCGACATCCGCGCCAACTATCACCTGGCGCACTACCTCAACTTGCTGAGCCTTCTGAGCAAGCCATCGGCGGCGGAGCAGTCGACTGCCCGGCCGAAAGTTGAAATCCCTGAATTGAAGGTGGTTGCCAACGACAGCAATGGCCTGGTCAAACCGATTCCGGTGGACCTGGTGCTGGACGTCGGCAACTCGCGCACCTGCGGCATTCTGATCGAGAACCACGGTCAGGCCGGTTCCGGGTTGAAACAGAACTACGTGCTGGAACTGCGCGACCTGATCACCCCCGAACACACTTACAACCTGCCGTTCGAAAGCCGTGTGGAATTCGCCCAGGCATACTTCGGCAAGGACCACTGCTCGGTCAAAAGCGGCCGGCATGATGCGTTCCAGTGGGCGACGATTGCCCGTGTCGGCAACGAGGCCAGTCGTCTGGCCAGCCGTCGTCGCGGCACCGAAGGCTCGACCGGGCTGTCCAGCCCGAAACGCTACCTGTGGGACGAAAACGCCTACGGCCACGGCTGGCGCTTCAACTGCTCGTACATCAAGACCGACAGCGAGCCGTACGCCACTGCAGCGCCGTTCTCGCACCTGATCAATGAAACCGGCGAAGCGCTTTACAGCCTCGAAGAAGACGATCGTCTGCCGGTGTTCATGCCGCGTTATTCGCGCAGCTCGCTGATGACGTTCATGCTCGCCGAGGTCCTGGCCCAGGCGCTGTCGCAAATCAACAGCCCGGCCCAGCGCTCGCGCCAGGGTCACACCCGTGTGCCGCGCCAGCTCAACAGCATCACCCTGACCGTGCCGCCGGGCATGCCGCAGGCCGAGCGCAGCATCCTCAACGAACGCATGCAGCAGGCCATCGGCCTGGTGTGGAAAAGCCTCGGCTGGCATGCCGGCGAGGAAGACCCGCATCAGGACCAGGCCGTCAGCCCGCGCACGCCGATCCCGAGCATCCGCGTCGAATGGGACGAAGCCTCCTGCGGCCAGTTGGTGTACCTGTACACCGAGGTCAACGAGAACTTCGCCGGGCACCCGGAAGAGTTTTTCGACACCCTCGCCCGGCCGGACAAAACCGACCGTGAACGCATCACCCTGGCGACCATCGACATTGGCGGTGGCACCACCGACCTGGTGATCACCGACTATCGCCTCGACCGCGCCGGCAACACCGGCAGCGGCAGCAACGTGCACATCGTGCCCGAGCAGCGTTTTCGCGATGGCTTCAAAGTGGCCGGCGACGACATTCTGCTGGACGTGATTCAGGACTTCGTCCTGCCGAGCTTCGAAAAAGCCTTGCAGATCTCAGGCGTCAAATCGCCCGTCTCGCTGATGTCGCGGCTGTGTGGCGACGAATCGGTCAGCGCCCAGGACATGATCCTGCGCCAGCAACTGAACCTGCAGGTATTCGCGCCGCTGGGCCTGGCGCTGCTCAAGGCCTACGAGCATTACGACCCGCAAGACCAGCAGGAAGTGAGTACCCAGACGTACCGCCAATTGCTGGGCGACAACGCAATCAGCCAGACCGTGCTCGATTACGTCAATGCCGCCGTGCGTCGTGATGTCGGCAGCCAAAGCGCCTTTGACCTCTACGATTCGTTGATCAGCTTCGACCTGCAAAAGCTCCATGCCGCATTCCTCAACGATCAGATCAACATCACCAAGATCCTCGGTGCGCTGTGTGAAGTGGTCGCGCATTACCCGTGCGACGTCCTGCTGCTGACCGGCCGCCCTTCGCGCCTGCCCGGCATTCAGGCGTTCATCCGCAAGGTGTTGCCGCTGCCACCGGGGCGCATCCTGGCGTTGCAGAACTACCGCACCGGCGGCTGGTACCCGTTCCACAAGAACGGCCTCATCGACGACCCGAAAAGCACCGCTTCGGTCGGCGCTATGCTGTGCCTGTTGTGCGCCAACCACAGTGTGCCGAACTTCTACTTCCGCGCTTCGGCACTCAAACCGTATTCGACGGTCAAAAACATCGGCGTTATCGACCTGAACAACGTGATCAAGGATGCCGACGTGCTGTACCGCGACATTCAGTCCGAAGACTACAAAATCAAGCTGCCGGAAATCGGCACGGGCGACGCCGCCGACACACCTCAGCTGGAAATGCGCGGCGATCTGCGCCTCGGTTTCCGTCAGCTGGCCGCCGACCGCTGGGCCGCTTCGCCGCTGTACACCTTGCGCTTCACCAAGGCCGGTCGGGAGAAGTTCTCCCGTGCGATCGGTGAAAACGGCAGCGCGCCGCTGCTCAAGGTGCGCTTCGAGGTCAAACCGGCGGACAAGTACACACGCAAGCAGGATCTGGTCAGCGACCGCCTCTCGGTACGCAACATCGAATCCAACTGCAGCAACGTCAACTTCAACCCGCGCAGCGACCTCGAGCTGGAACTCAACACCATGCTCGACGCCGGCCTGAGCGAGACCAAGTACTGGCTCGACAGTGGAAGTGTGAAACGCAAATGA